Proteins encoded in a region of the Aphelocoma coerulescens isolate FSJ_1873_10779 chromosome 28, UR_Acoe_1.0, whole genome shotgun sequence genome:
- the ATP8B3 gene encoding phospholipid-transporting ATPase IK isoform X3, whose product MAEQDPATGCPRGKQQLPAFTWEVRANDHGYHRQFKKKFAFCLSKRKYSGNAIRTAKYNLLTFLPLNLYEQFHRMANVYFVFVILLQTFPEISTLPWYTLLFPLSCLLIIRGLRDLIDDIGRHQSDRNINSRPCEILAGTSFHWQKWRDICVGDIVRLRKDSVVPADLLLLRSSEPSSLCYVETADIDGETNLKFRQALLVTHQELGSEESMAAFDGRVTCEEPNSRMHTFTGTLRWQGRAHALDIDRLLLRGCRVRNTALCYGLVLYAGFDSKIMRNCGKIKRKKTKLDHMMDRLVVMIFLVLLLTSLGLAVASGFWARTFQEKHSYLAALYKHTTPAQQAFLNFWGFTILLSIIIPMSMYITLEFIYLLNSCFINWDLEMYYGAKDIPAEARSTSLSDQLGQVEYIFSDKTGTLTQNIMSFKKCCVNGTIYGPGTGHENKQPPGSGLSWEHPGEQKSDVCDVALLEAAQRDDDPVLREFLRLLALCHTVMVEDRGDQLVYQAASPDEEALVLAAKNLGYVFLARTQDTITIRELGSTRTYEVLAMLDFNSDRKRMSVLVRDPQGTIRLYTKGADTVILDRLRRRGPNETLTERALDRFAEETLRTLCVASREVSEAEFRAWSRRHREATVLLQDCARELDRLYEEMEQNLQLLGATAIEDKLQDGVPETIQLLKLGNIKVWVLTGDKQETAVNIGYACRLLTDDMEILEEKEVSEILQLYWESNNNLSGSGDAPCSRHLSQQRPEAPCHQRAIIISGDFLDKILHTGEVLKEKKGWPWRWLCCDRAEASQDQGGLVEKAFVELATSCQAMICCRVTPKQKALMVQLVKKHKKAVTLAIGDGANDVNMIKTADIGVGISGLEGLQAVQCSDYALAQFSFLQRLLLVHGRWNYLRICKFLRYFFYKTFAGLLAQVWFAFHSGFTAQPLYEGWFLALYNIFYTAYPVLSVGLLEQDVSAKKSLEFPELYTVGQQDELFNYRVFGVTLLHGVGTSLISFYVAFWAFEDRVGTKAVGDYESFSVTVALSALLSVLVEIILDTKYWTVLSFLMVTASLLLYCLFSFLTQSVDAFRIAPAIFRFPDASWNALTDPYVLLVVLLSLVVNTLPSLTVHAFRATLGRATTQQKIHLKAKRDPEPSVELRSHVPRGSLRRRSSYAFSHQEGYAGLITRGDSLRARATAGTAPAALRPEETLAVSSLP is encoded by the exons ATGGCTGAGCAGGACCCAGCCACAGGCTGCCCAcgtgggaagcagcagctgccag CTTTCACCTGGGAGGTGAGGGCCAACGACCACGGCTACCACAGGCAGTTCAAGAAGAAATTTGCCTTCTGCCTGAGCAAGAGGAAATATTCG GGCAATGCCATCAGGACAGCCAAGTACAACCTCCTCACCTTCCTGCCCCTCAACCTCTACGAGCAGTTCCACCGCATGGCCAATGTCTACTTCGTCTTCGTCATCCTCCTCCAG ACCTTCCCTGAGATCTCCACGCTGCCCTGGTACACTCTGCTGTTCCCCCTGAGCTGCCTTCTCATCATCCGGGGGCTGCGAGACCTCATCGATGACATT GGTCGTCACCAGAGTGACAGGAACATCAACAGCAGGCCGTGTGAAATCCTGGCAGGGACGAG CTTCCACTGGCAGAAGTGGCGCGACATCTGCGTTGGGGACATCGTCCGGCTGCGCAAGGACAGCGTCGTCCCG GCTGACCTGCTCCTGCTGCGCAGCTCCGAGCCCAGCAGCCTGTGCTATGTGGAGACTGCCGACATTGATGG GGAAACAAACCTGAAGTTCAGACAGGCCCTGCTGGTCACCcaccaggagctgggcagcGAGGAGAGCATGGCTGCCTTCGATG GGCGAGTGACGTGCGAGGAGCCCAACAGCCGCATGCACACCTTCACGGGCACCCTGCGGTGGCAGGGCCGCGCCCACGCCCTGGACATCGACCGGCTCCTGCTGCGGGGCTGCCGCGTCCGCAACACCGCGCTCTGCTACGGCCTGGTGCTCTACGCAG GGTTTGATTCCAAAATTATGAGGAACTGTGGAAAGATCAAGAGGAAGAAGACCAAGCTGGACCACATGATGGACCGGCTGGTGGTCATG ATCTTTCTGGTGCTGTTATTGACATCCCTGGGCCTCGCTGTCGCCTCTGGGTTCTGGGCCAGGACATTCCAGGAGAAGCACAGCTACCTGGCTGCCCTCTACAAGCACACAACCCCTGCCCAGCAAGCCTTCCTCAACTTCTGGGGCTTCACCATCCTCCTGAGCATCATCATTCCCATGTCCATGTACATAAC GCTTGAATTCATCTACCTGCTGAACAGCTGTTTTATTAACTGGGATCTGGAGATGTATTACGGTGCCAAGGACATTCCAGCCGAGGCCAGGAGCACCAGCCTCAGCGACCAGCTGGGCCAGGTCGAGTACATCTTCTCGGACAAGACGGGCACCCTGACACAGAACATCATGAGCTTCAAGAAATGCTGCGTCAATGGGACCATCTATG GTCCAGGCACAGGCCACGAGAACAAACAGCCACCG GGCTcggggctgagctgggagcacccCGGCGAGCAGAAGTCGGATGTTTGCGATGTGGCGCTGCTGGAAGCCGCCCAGAGGGACGATGACCCGGTGCTGAGGGAGTTCCTGAGGCTGCTGGCCCTCTGCCACACCGTCATGGTGGAGGACAGGGGCG ACCAGCTGGTTTACCAGGCAGCTTCCCCAGATGAGGAGGCGCTGGTGTTGGCAGCCAAGAACTTGGGCTACGTCTTCCTGGCCCGGACACAGGACACCATCACCATCAGGGagctgggcagcaccaggacgTACGAGGTGCTGGCCATGCTGGACTTCAACAGCGACCGCAAGAGGATGTCTGTGCTGG TGCGAGACCCCCAGGGCACCATCCGGCTCTACACCAAGGGTGCCGACACCGTCATCCTGGACAGGCTGCGGAGGCGGGGGCCCAACGAGACCCTCACCGAGAGGGCGCTGGAT CGCTTTGCAGAGGAGACGCTGAGGACGCTGTGCGTGGCCAGCAGGGAGGTGAGCGAGGCCGAGTTCCGCGCCTGGAGCCGGAGGCACCGCGAGGCcacggtgctgctgcaggactgCGCGCGGGAGCTGGACAGGCTCTACGAGGAGATGGAGCAGAACCTGCAG CTGCTCGGGGCCACGGCCATCGAGGACAAGCTGCAAGACGGAGTCCCCGAGACCATCCAGCTGCTGAAACTGGGCAACATCAAAGTGTGGGTGCTGACAGGAGACAAACAAG AGACTGCAGTGAACATCGGCTACGCCTGCAGGCTGCTGACAGACGACATGGAGatcctggaggagaaggaggtcAG TGAGATCCTCCAGCTTTACTGGGAGAGCAACAACAACCTCAGTGGCAGTGGGGACGCCCCGTGCAGCCGCCACCTCTCCCAGCAGCGCCCAGAGGCTCCGTGCCACCAGAGAGCCATCATCATCAGCGGGGACTTCCTG GACAAAATCCTCCACACGGGAGAGGTGCTGAAGGAGAAGAAGGGGTGGCCATGGCGgtggctgtgctgtgacagGGCTGAGGCCTCGCAGGACCAGGGAGGTCTGGTGGAGAAGGCCTTTGTAGAGCTGGCCACCAGCTGCCAGGCCATGATCTGCTGCAGGGTGACCCCCAAGCAGAAAGCCCTGATGGTGCAGCTGGTGAAGAAGCACAAGAAGGCCGTCACCTTGGCCATCGGGGACGGGGCCAACGATGTCAACATGATCAAAA CCGCGGACATCGGGGTGGGCATCAGCGggctggaggggctgcaggCCGTGCAGTGCAGCGACTACGCCCTGGCCCAGTTCTCCTTCCTGCAGCGCCTGCTGCTCGTCCACGGCCGCTGGAATTACCTGCGCATCTGCAAGTTCCTCCGCTACTTCTTCTACAAGACCTTCGCTGGCCTCCTGGCCCAGGTGTGGTTCGCTTTCCACAGCGGATTCACAGCTCAG CCTCTCTATGAGGGCTGGTTCCTTGCACTCTACAACATTTTCTACACTGCCTACCCCGTGCTGTCCGTGGGCCTTTTGGAGCAG GACGTGAGTGCCAAGAAGAGCCTGGAGTTCCCTGAGCTCTACACGGTCGGGCAGCAGGACGAGCTCTTCAATTACCGCGTTTTTGGTGTCACCCTCCTGCACGGGGTGGGCACCTCCCTCATCAGCTTCTACGTCGCCTTCTGGGCCTTTGAAGACCGCGTTGGCACCAAGGCTGTGGGTGACTATGAGTCCTTCTCTGTCACAGTGGCCCTGTCAGCCTTGCTGTCGGTCCTTGTGGAG ATCATCCTGGACACTAAGTACTGGACAGTGTTGTCCTTCCTGATGGTCACAGCCAGCCTGCTCCTCTACTGCCTCTTCTCCTTCCTGACCCAAAGTGTTGATGCCTTCAGGATAGCCCCTGCCATCTTCCGCTTCCCAG ATGCCAGCTGGAATGCCCTGACTGACCCCTATGTCCTGCTCGTGGTCCTGCTGTCCCTGGTGGTCAACACCCTCCCCTCGCTCACTGTCCACGCCTTCCGTGCCACCCTGGGCAGAGCCACCACCCAGCAG AAGATCCACCTGAAGGCCAAGCGGGATCCCGAGCCCTCGGTGGAGCTGCGATCCCACGTCCCCCGCGGCTCCCTCCGCCGCCGCTCCAGCTACGCCTTCTCGCACCAGGAGGGCTACGCCGGCCTCATCACCCGCGGGGACAGCCTGCGAGCCCGGGCCACCGCCGGCACCGCCCCGGCTGCCCTGCGCCCCGAGGAGACCCTGGCCGTGtcctccctgccctga
- the ATP8B3 gene encoding phospholipid-transporting ATPase IK isoform X4, which produces MGCPALEPWEAGASQWDHAVTAQCFKCLWLSLSPGPGSGASMAEQDPATGCPRGKQQLPAFTWEVRANDHGYHRQFKKKFAFCLSKRKYSGNAIRTAKYNLLTFLPLNLYEQFHRMANVYFVFVILLQTFPEISTLPWYTLLFPLSCLLIIRGLRDLIDDIGRHQSDRNINSRPCEILAGTSFHWQKWRDICVGDIVRLRKDSVVPADLLLLRSSEPSSLCYVETADIDGETNLKFRQALLVTHQELGSEESMAAFDGRVTCEEPNSRMHTFTGTLRWQGRAHALDIDRLLLRGCRVRNTALCYGLVLYAGFDSKIMRNCGKIKRKKTKLDHMMDRLVVMIFLVLLLTSLGLAVASGFWARTFQEKHSYLAALYKHTTPAQQAFLNFWGFTILLSIIIPMSMYITLEFIYLLNSCFINWDLEMYYGAKDIPAEARSTSLSDQLGQVEYIFSDKTGTLTQNIMSFKKCCVNGTIYGPGTGHENKQPPGSGLSWEHPGEQKSDVCDVALLEAAQRDDDPVLREFLRLLALCHTVMVEDRGDQLVYQAASPDEEALVLAAKNLGYVFLARTQDTITIRELGSTRTYEVLAMLDFNSDRKRMSVLALCRGDAEDAVRGQQGGERGRVPRLEPEAPRGHGAAAGLRAGAGQALRGDGAEPAAARGHGHRGQAARRSPRDHPAAETGQHQSVGADRRQTRLLTDDMEILEEKEVSEILQLYWESNNNLSGSGDAPCSRHLSQQRPEAPCHQRAIIISGDFLDKILHTGEVLKEKKGWPWRWLCCDRAEASQDQGGLVEKAFVELATSCQAMICCRVTPKQKALMVQLVKKHKKAVTLAIGDGANDVNMIKTADIGVGISGLEGLQAVQCSDYALAQFSFLQRLLLVHGRWNYLRICKFLRYFFYKTFAGLLAQVWFAFHSGFTAQPLYEGWFLALYNIFYTAYPVLSVGLLEQDVSAKKSLEFPELYTVGQQDELFNYRVFGVTLLHGVGTSLISFYVAFWAFEDRVGTKAVGDYESFSVTVALSALLSVLVEIILDTKYWTVLSFLMVTASLLLYCLFSFLTQSVDAFRIAPAIFRFPDASWNALTDPYVLLVVLLSLVVNTLPSLTVHAFRATLGRATTQQKIHLKAKRDPEPSVELRSHVPRGSLRRRSSYAFSHQEGYAGLITRGDSLRARATAGTAPAALRPEETLAVSSLP; this is translated from the exons ATGGGGTGTCCTGCCCTGGAGCCTTGGGAAGCTGGAGCATCCCAGTGGGATCACGCTGTCACCGCTCAGTGTTTCAAATGTCTGTGGTTGTCCTTGTCCCCAGGTCCTGGCAGTGGTGCCAGCATGGCTGAGCAGGACCCAGCCACAGGCTGCCCAcgtgggaagcagcagctgccag CTTTCACCTGGGAGGTGAGGGCCAACGACCACGGCTACCACAGGCAGTTCAAGAAGAAATTTGCCTTCTGCCTGAGCAAGAGGAAATATTCG GGCAATGCCATCAGGACAGCCAAGTACAACCTCCTCACCTTCCTGCCCCTCAACCTCTACGAGCAGTTCCACCGCATGGCCAATGTCTACTTCGTCTTCGTCATCCTCCTCCAG ACCTTCCCTGAGATCTCCACGCTGCCCTGGTACACTCTGCTGTTCCCCCTGAGCTGCCTTCTCATCATCCGGGGGCTGCGAGACCTCATCGATGACATT GGTCGTCACCAGAGTGACAGGAACATCAACAGCAGGCCGTGTGAAATCCTGGCAGGGACGAG CTTCCACTGGCAGAAGTGGCGCGACATCTGCGTTGGGGACATCGTCCGGCTGCGCAAGGACAGCGTCGTCCCG GCTGACCTGCTCCTGCTGCGCAGCTCCGAGCCCAGCAGCCTGTGCTATGTGGAGACTGCCGACATTGATGG GGAAACAAACCTGAAGTTCAGACAGGCCCTGCTGGTCACCcaccaggagctgggcagcGAGGAGAGCATGGCTGCCTTCGATG GGCGAGTGACGTGCGAGGAGCCCAACAGCCGCATGCACACCTTCACGGGCACCCTGCGGTGGCAGGGCCGCGCCCACGCCCTGGACATCGACCGGCTCCTGCTGCGGGGCTGCCGCGTCCGCAACACCGCGCTCTGCTACGGCCTGGTGCTCTACGCAG GGTTTGATTCCAAAATTATGAGGAACTGTGGAAAGATCAAGAGGAAGAAGACCAAGCTGGACCACATGATGGACCGGCTGGTGGTCATG ATCTTTCTGGTGCTGTTATTGACATCCCTGGGCCTCGCTGTCGCCTCTGGGTTCTGGGCCAGGACATTCCAGGAGAAGCACAGCTACCTGGCTGCCCTCTACAAGCACACAACCCCTGCCCAGCAAGCCTTCCTCAACTTCTGGGGCTTCACCATCCTCCTGAGCATCATCATTCCCATGTCCATGTACATAAC GCTTGAATTCATCTACCTGCTGAACAGCTGTTTTATTAACTGGGATCTGGAGATGTATTACGGTGCCAAGGACATTCCAGCCGAGGCCAGGAGCACCAGCCTCAGCGACCAGCTGGGCCAGGTCGAGTACATCTTCTCGGACAAGACGGGCACCCTGACACAGAACATCATGAGCTTCAAGAAATGCTGCGTCAATGGGACCATCTATG GTCCAGGCACAGGCCACGAGAACAAACAGCCACCG GGCTcggggctgagctgggagcacccCGGCGAGCAGAAGTCGGATGTTTGCGATGTGGCGCTGCTGGAAGCCGCCCAGAGGGACGATGACCCGGTGCTGAGGGAGTTCCTGAGGCTGCTGGCCCTCTGCCACACCGTCATGGTGGAGGACAGGGGCG ACCAGCTGGTTTACCAGGCAGCTTCCCCAGATGAGGAGGCGCTGGTGTTGGCAGCCAAGAACTTGGGCTACGTCTTCCTGGCCCGGACACAGGACACCATCACCATCAGGGagctgggcagcaccaggacgTACGAGGTGCTGGCCATGCTGGACTTCAACAGCGACCGCAAGAGGATGTCTGTGCTGG CGCTTTGCAGAGGAGACGCTGAGGACGCTGTGCGTGGCCAGCAGGGAGGTGAGCGAGGCCGAGTTCCGCGCCTGGAGCCGGAGGCACCGCGAGGCcacggtgctgctgcaggactgCGCGCGGGAGCTGGACAGGCTCTACGAGGAGATGGAGCAGAACCTGCAG CTGCTCGGGGCCACGGCCATCGAGGACAAGCTGCAAGACGGAGTCCCCGAGACCATCCAGCTGCTGAAACTGGGCAACATCAAAGTGTGGGTGCTGACAGGAGACAAACAAG GCTGCTGACAGACGACATGGAGatcctggaggagaaggaggtcAG TGAGATCCTCCAGCTTTACTGGGAGAGCAACAACAACCTCAGTGGCAGTGGGGACGCCCCGTGCAGCCGCCACCTCTCCCAGCAGCGCCCAGAGGCTCCGTGCCACCAGAGAGCCATCATCATCAGCGGGGACTTCCTG GACAAAATCCTCCACACGGGAGAGGTGCTGAAGGAGAAGAAGGGGTGGCCATGGCGgtggctgtgctgtgacagGGCTGAGGCCTCGCAGGACCAGGGAGGTCTGGTGGAGAAGGCCTTTGTAGAGCTGGCCACCAGCTGCCAGGCCATGATCTGCTGCAGGGTGACCCCCAAGCAGAAAGCCCTGATGGTGCAGCTGGTGAAGAAGCACAAGAAGGCCGTCACCTTGGCCATCGGGGACGGGGCCAACGATGTCAACATGATCAAAA CCGCGGACATCGGGGTGGGCATCAGCGggctggaggggctgcaggCCGTGCAGTGCAGCGACTACGCCCTGGCCCAGTTCTCCTTCCTGCAGCGCCTGCTGCTCGTCCACGGCCGCTGGAATTACCTGCGCATCTGCAAGTTCCTCCGCTACTTCTTCTACAAGACCTTCGCTGGCCTCCTGGCCCAGGTGTGGTTCGCTTTCCACAGCGGATTCACAGCTCAG CCTCTCTATGAGGGCTGGTTCCTTGCACTCTACAACATTTTCTACACTGCCTACCCCGTGCTGTCCGTGGGCCTTTTGGAGCAG GACGTGAGTGCCAAGAAGAGCCTGGAGTTCCCTGAGCTCTACACGGTCGGGCAGCAGGACGAGCTCTTCAATTACCGCGTTTTTGGTGTCACCCTCCTGCACGGGGTGGGCACCTCCCTCATCAGCTTCTACGTCGCCTTCTGGGCCTTTGAAGACCGCGTTGGCACCAAGGCTGTGGGTGACTATGAGTCCTTCTCTGTCACAGTGGCCCTGTCAGCCTTGCTGTCGGTCCTTGTGGAG ATCATCCTGGACACTAAGTACTGGACAGTGTTGTCCTTCCTGATGGTCACAGCCAGCCTGCTCCTCTACTGCCTCTTCTCCTTCCTGACCCAAAGTGTTGATGCCTTCAGGATAGCCCCTGCCATCTTCCGCTTCCCAG ATGCCAGCTGGAATGCCCTGACTGACCCCTATGTCCTGCTCGTGGTCCTGCTGTCCCTGGTGGTCAACACCCTCCCCTCGCTCACTGTCCACGCCTTCCGTGCCACCCTGGGCAGAGCCACCACCCAGCAG AAGATCCACCTGAAGGCCAAGCGGGATCCCGAGCCCTCGGTGGAGCTGCGATCCCACGTCCCCCGCGGCTCCCTCCGCCGCCGCTCCAGCTACGCCTTCTCGCACCAGGAGGGCTACGCCGGCCTCATCACCCGCGGGGACAGCCTGCGAGCCCGGGCCACCGCCGGCACCGCCCCGGCTGCCCTGCGCCCCGAGGAGACCCTGGCCGTGtcctccctgccctga
- the ATP8B3 gene encoding phospholipid-transporting ATPase IK isoform X2, translating into MGCPALEPWEAGASQWDHAVTAQCFKCLWLSLSPGPGSGASMAEQDPATGCPRGKQQLPAFTWEVRANDHGYHRQFKKKFAFCLSKRKYSGNAIRTAKYNLLTFLPLNLYEQFHRMANVYFVFVILLQTFPEISTLPWYTLLFPLSCLLIIRGLRDLIDDIGRHQSDRNINSRPCEILAGTSFHWQKWRDICVGDIVRLRKDSVVPADLLLLRSSEPSSLCYVETADIDGETNLKFRQALLVTHQELGSEESMAAFDGRVTCEEPNSRMHTFTGTLRWQGRAHALDIDRLLLRGCRVRNTALCYGLVLYAGFDSKIMRNCGKIKRKKTKLDHMMDRLVVMIFLVLLLTSLGLAVASGFWARTFQEKHSYLAALYKHTTPAQQAFLNFWGFTILLSIIIPMSMYITLEFIYLLNSCFINWDLEMYYGAKDIPAEARSTSLSDQLGQVEYIFSDKTGTLTQNIMSFKKCCVNGTIYGPGTGHENKQPPGSGLSWEHPGEQKSDVCDVALLEAAQRDDDPVLREFLRLLALCHTVMVEDRGDQLVYQAASPDEEALVLAAKNLGYVFLARTQDTITIRELGSTRTYEVLAMLDFNSDRKRMSVLVRDPQGTIRLYTKGADTVILDRLRRRGPNETLTERALDGGERGRVPRLEPEAPRGHGAAAGLRAGAGQALRGDGAEPAAARGHGHRGQAARRSPRDHPAAETGQHQSVGADRRQTRLLTDDMEILEEKEVSEILQLYWESNNNLSGSGDAPCSRHLSQQRPEAPCHQRAIIISGDFLDKILHTGEVLKEKKGWPWRWLCCDRAEASQDQGGLVEKAFVELATSCQAMICCRVTPKQKALMVQLVKKHKKAVTLAIGDGANDVNMIKTADIGVGISGLEGLQAVQCSDYALAQFSFLQRLLLVHGRWNYLRICKFLRYFFYKTFAGLLAQVWFAFHSGFTAQPLYEGWFLALYNIFYTAYPVLSVGLLEQDVSAKKSLEFPELYTVGQQDELFNYRVFGVTLLHGVGTSLISFYVAFWAFEDRVGTKAVGDYESFSVTVALSALLSVLVEIILDTKYWTVLSFLMVTASLLLYCLFSFLTQSVDAFRIAPAIFRFPDASWNALTDPYVLLVVLLSLVVNTLPSLTVHAFRATLGRATTQQKIHLKAKRDPEPSVELRSHVPRGSLRRRSSYAFSHQEGYAGLITRGDSLRARATAGTAPAALRPEETLAVSSLP; encoded by the exons ATGGGGTGTCCTGCCCTGGAGCCTTGGGAAGCTGGAGCATCCCAGTGGGATCACGCTGTCACCGCTCAGTGTTTCAAATGTCTGTGGTTGTCCTTGTCCCCAGGTCCTGGCAGTGGTGCCAGCATGGCTGAGCAGGACCCAGCCACAGGCTGCCCAcgtgggaagcagcagctgccag CTTTCACCTGGGAGGTGAGGGCCAACGACCACGGCTACCACAGGCAGTTCAAGAAGAAATTTGCCTTCTGCCTGAGCAAGAGGAAATATTCG GGCAATGCCATCAGGACAGCCAAGTACAACCTCCTCACCTTCCTGCCCCTCAACCTCTACGAGCAGTTCCACCGCATGGCCAATGTCTACTTCGTCTTCGTCATCCTCCTCCAG ACCTTCCCTGAGATCTCCACGCTGCCCTGGTACACTCTGCTGTTCCCCCTGAGCTGCCTTCTCATCATCCGGGGGCTGCGAGACCTCATCGATGACATT GGTCGTCACCAGAGTGACAGGAACATCAACAGCAGGCCGTGTGAAATCCTGGCAGGGACGAG CTTCCACTGGCAGAAGTGGCGCGACATCTGCGTTGGGGACATCGTCCGGCTGCGCAAGGACAGCGTCGTCCCG GCTGACCTGCTCCTGCTGCGCAGCTCCGAGCCCAGCAGCCTGTGCTATGTGGAGACTGCCGACATTGATGG GGAAACAAACCTGAAGTTCAGACAGGCCCTGCTGGTCACCcaccaggagctgggcagcGAGGAGAGCATGGCTGCCTTCGATG GGCGAGTGACGTGCGAGGAGCCCAACAGCCGCATGCACACCTTCACGGGCACCCTGCGGTGGCAGGGCCGCGCCCACGCCCTGGACATCGACCGGCTCCTGCTGCGGGGCTGCCGCGTCCGCAACACCGCGCTCTGCTACGGCCTGGTGCTCTACGCAG GGTTTGATTCCAAAATTATGAGGAACTGTGGAAAGATCAAGAGGAAGAAGACCAAGCTGGACCACATGATGGACCGGCTGGTGGTCATG ATCTTTCTGGTGCTGTTATTGACATCCCTGGGCCTCGCTGTCGCCTCTGGGTTCTGGGCCAGGACATTCCAGGAGAAGCACAGCTACCTGGCTGCCCTCTACAAGCACACAACCCCTGCCCAGCAAGCCTTCCTCAACTTCTGGGGCTTCACCATCCTCCTGAGCATCATCATTCCCATGTCCATGTACATAAC GCTTGAATTCATCTACCTGCTGAACAGCTGTTTTATTAACTGGGATCTGGAGATGTATTACGGTGCCAAGGACATTCCAGCCGAGGCCAGGAGCACCAGCCTCAGCGACCAGCTGGGCCAGGTCGAGTACATCTTCTCGGACAAGACGGGCACCCTGACACAGAACATCATGAGCTTCAAGAAATGCTGCGTCAATGGGACCATCTATG GTCCAGGCACAGGCCACGAGAACAAACAGCCACCG GGCTcggggctgagctgggagcacccCGGCGAGCAGAAGTCGGATGTTTGCGATGTGGCGCTGCTGGAAGCCGCCCAGAGGGACGATGACCCGGTGCTGAGGGAGTTCCTGAGGCTGCTGGCCCTCTGCCACACCGTCATGGTGGAGGACAGGGGCG ACCAGCTGGTTTACCAGGCAGCTTCCCCAGATGAGGAGGCGCTGGTGTTGGCAGCCAAGAACTTGGGCTACGTCTTCCTGGCCCGGACACAGGACACCATCACCATCAGGGagctgggcagcaccaggacgTACGAGGTGCTGGCCATGCTGGACTTCAACAGCGACCGCAAGAGGATGTCTGTGCTGG TGCGAGACCCCCAGGGCACCATCCGGCTCTACACCAAGGGTGCCGACACCGTCATCCTGGACAGGCTGCGGAGGCGGGGGCCCAACGAGACCCTCACCGAGAGGGCGCTGGAT GGAGGTGAGCGAGGCCGAGTTCCGCGCCTGGAGCCGGAGGCACCGCGAGGCcacggtgctgctgcaggactgCGCGCGGGAGCTGGACAGGCTCTACGAGGAGATGGAGCAGAACCTGCAG CTGCTCGGGGCCACGGCCATCGAGGACAAGCTGCAAGACGGAGTCCCCGAGACCATCCAGCTGCTGAAACTGGGCAACATCAAAGTGTGGGTGCTGACAGGAGACAAACAAG GCTGCTGACAGACGACATGGAGatcctggaggagaaggaggtcAG TGAGATCCTCCAGCTTTACTGGGAGAGCAACAACAACCTCAGTGGCAGTGGGGACGCCCCGTGCAGCCGCCACCTCTCCCAGCAGCGCCCAGAGGCTCCGTGCCACCAGAGAGCCATCATCATCAGCGGGGACTTCCTG GACAAAATCCTCCACACGGGAGAGGTGCTGAAGGAGAAGAAGGGGTGGCCATGGCGgtggctgtgctgtgacagGGCTGAGGCCTCGCAGGACCAGGGAGGTCTGGTGGAGAAGGCCTTTGTAGAGCTGGCCACCAGCTGCCAGGCCATGATCTGCTGCAGGGTGACCCCCAAGCAGAAAGCCCTGATGGTGCAGCTGGTGAAGAAGCACAAGAAGGCCGTCACCTTGGCCATCGGGGACGGGGCCAACGATGTCAACATGATCAAAA CCGCGGACATCGGGGTGGGCATCAGCGggctggaggggctgcaggCCGTGCAGTGCAGCGACTACGCCCTGGCCCAGTTCTCCTTCCTGCAGCGCCTGCTGCTCGTCCACGGCCGCTGGAATTACCTGCGCATCTGCAAGTTCCTCCGCTACTTCTTCTACAAGACCTTCGCTGGCCTCCTGGCCCAGGTGTGGTTCGCTTTCCACAGCGGATTCACAGCTCAG CCTCTCTATGAGGGCTGGTTCCTTGCACTCTACAACATTTTCTACACTGCCTACCCCGTGCTGTCCGTGGGCCTTTTGGAGCAG GACGTGAGTGCCAAGAAGAGCCTGGAGTTCCCTGAGCTCTACACGGTCGGGCAGCAGGACGAGCTCTTCAATTACCGCGTTTTTGGTGTCACCCTCCTGCACGGGGTGGGCACCTCCCTCATCAGCTTCTACGTCGCCTTCTGGGCCTTTGAAGACCGCGTTGGCACCAAGGCTGTGGGTGACTATGAGTCCTTCTCTGTCACAGTGGCCCTGTCAGCCTTGCTGTCGGTCCTTGTGGAG ATCATCCTGGACACTAAGTACTGGACAGTGTTGTCCTTCCTGATGGTCACAGCCAGCCTGCTCCTCTACTGCCTCTTCTCCTTCCTGACCCAAAGTGTTGATGCCTTCAGGATAGCCCCTGCCATCTTCCGCTTCCCAG ATGCCAGCTGGAATGCCCTGACTGACCCCTATGTCCTGCTCGTGGTCCTGCTGTCCCTGGTGGTCAACACCCTCCCCTCGCTCACTGTCCACGCCTTCCGTGCCACCCTGGGCAGAGCCACCACCCAGCAG AAGATCCACCTGAAGGCCAAGCGGGATCCCGAGCCCTCGGTGGAGCTGCGATCCCACGTCCCCCGCGGCTCCCTCCGCCGCCGCTCCAGCTACGCCTTCTCGCACCAGGAGGGCTACGCCGGCCTCATCACCCGCGGGGACAGCCTGCGAGCCCGGGCCACCGCCGGCACCGCCCCGGCTGCCCTGCGCCCCGAGGAGACCCTGGCCGTGtcctccctgccctga